One stretch of Ipomoea triloba cultivar NCNSP0323 chromosome 8, ASM357664v1 DNA includes these proteins:
- the LOC116027856 gene encoding uncharacterized protein LOC116027856 encodes MNLLLPGGAGGPSLSSSHLCSLKFIHPLPPLFSSISNPSHTPKLRCKPLTLARADTGASRPTATTAAPTSTPLNDEDAISLVTQDEVPLEGVIQFEKPDYSSKIAKWGKVALLAGGDVAALLLFSAVGRFSHGFPVFESETLRTADPFIAGWFLSAYFLGGYGEDGRGTNGLFKAFIAATKSWALGIPLGLAIRAATVGHVLPVNFVTVTMGSTAVLLIGWRTLLFSILPDDRKKKNDVYKRGSPFELFELLTSLVRRW; translated from the exons ATGAATCTGTTGCTACCAGGCGGAGCTGGAGGACCCTCACTCTCCTCTTCGCATCTATGCTCCCTCAAATTCATTCACCCTCTTCCCCCTCTTTTCTCCTCCATTTCAAACCCTTCTCACACGCCCAAGCTTCGCTGCAAGCCCCTCACTCTCGCCAGAGCCGACACCGGAGCTTCTCGCCCCACTGCGACCACCGCCGCGCCCACTTCAACGCCTCTGAACGATGAGGACGCAATATCTTTGGTCACCCAAGACGAGGTTCCTCTTGAAGgtgttatccagttcgagaaaCCCGATTATTCTTCCAAAATTGCCAAATGGGG CAAAGTGGCATTGCTAGCTGGTGGGGATGTCGCGGCATTGCTGTTGTTCTCCGCCGTTGGAAGATTCAGCCATGGTTTTCCGGTTTTTGAGTCTGAGACTTTGCGAACAGCTGACCCCTTTATTGCTG GGTGGTTTTTGAGTGCATATTTTCTTGGGGGTTATGGAGAGGATGGTCGAGGTACGAATGGCCTGTTTAAAGCATTTATTGCTGCAACAAAGTCTTGGGCTTTAGGTATCCCG TTGGGTTTAGCCATAAGGGCTGCAACAGTGGGTCACGTACTGCCAGTCAACTTTGTAACAGTCACCATGGGGAGCACTGCCGTATTACTTATTGGATGGAGAACGCTGTTGTTTAGCATTCTTCCCGACGATCGGAAGAAGAAGAACGATGTATATAAGCGCGGTAGTCCATTTGAACTTTTCGAG TTGCTGACATCTTTGGTTAGAAGATGGTGA